From the Oscarella lobularis chromosome 13, ooOscLobu1.1, whole genome shotgun sequence genome, one window contains:
- the LOC136194616 gene encoding nephrocystin-4-like, which produces MSEKWLHFAEEHGFQCIPSPTSEREKTPGLSVPFCLQIEQIEGIVLPKRLSNRSISLKLNLCMYDAKNKRFFGRSWSTQPVARPNTANRKDPVEINQSVYFHSSSTETTTMILIELVAIDDETDNQAEFSCCWTYLAPFGNIKLLPDSSSAKSNLRLARVDMYQGSPRILLCIQDVISVMSSSSLRSLAGCHVHYALFVHSAMEPVLYLFPGDTFVGAWDQVPGLHGQSETSSAIDFLWRPQLSKQCGASIEKLSLNIFPNIEQFELELLDAINLDRQAKDNVTNDIMLKITERRLLVGIHNGWKFIRRPHMAYLDLESRQASVRGSSRRSSAQALTQLNLSTVIQINELVHHPLYAIVFMLEFVITWPLSQRDKMNTSVTKAQSETVLVSWGAWTPTSGASTQQQVEISMCGGAGPNPRQSLVYGGSADDDQRVGCGTITFRFTTQDFTRGDSQKLPSRRISAFSAATVSEAAAVEAVAQELATENQEEARSDVVSVSEAPEDPTHPGSMFTTPGPIQRPKTSTPADELRGSLSQLPFTPVTHVAPAYTHHAPLPTTLPHPRPPLHNTLPAVPRTIQARLHDAEFVSICDGRGHLPVDVDPAETVSVNPDNELQDELQSNQITIQFMAISQRPRVYTHSNQNQYELRPMFESVFFTFQFYRFSEATSERLSLVSEKTDSICILKKSQQQKPGLEIRYTVDPAEFEQNESRSLAAHLQTRSLQLDIWDGDSLLHLGVATLPLSHLIRQGRAAVQVTHNVPIVYTDYSDESSCLVGNLIRSGSVRPPGGVATEIRGLLHVRLVNVGAKSTITPQDAQAAARGSPGNLVPTNPKEGKGEERRRVRAQPLVEIDRDLASVLQSRKSGRPALSSVSERKQSMNLTSSDDEARKRKLKRMALVRKNESLTRIENSDWLSNKQRAQELRTIIAFRERRKDEKIAQALCESITRSHTVRARYGVAAFFEYALRNPYDSSVTLKIDWECADLTVITDVKEWRYFKTFYDVTTPLEEEMFSENKGNLEIFLKARETVYIPFKYQCLQPEKENEMNRNIKISFLKSRDGRPVGILLVKIEPIPFSVDQTFRFQHPEQAFLKKSIVLPPWHILEGHAWVNDSDKKRLQLCCSDSNVVCELREGSSAEPSQIFLKVACQAAPSVANFFLLLYLDPFRAKPIQTWKFHIHSVQRIDFSATQGQTSHLSVILRGSSIPRVVQCYPSCPQQLVVYPSGPFQLSANAAHEIQLSLKSMETGTKFIFVNVVDVEGHCLVKNWLVCANSRPPVVTKAFEQVIRLSEMVVNKKITYQNPYSVSKRFHLFSTCPDIIQFKEDVFEVSGAQSHSIGLRFMPQSKAKTNEILIFINNDEDKTEECFCIKTIYTMSRLVLCNSSESVKDLSSDSEIFAVSYD; this is translated from the exons ATGTCGGAGAAGTGGCTGCACTTTGCCGAAGAGCACGGATTCCAGTGCATTCCGTCGCCAACAAGCGAAAGGGAGAAGACGCCCGGATTGAGCGTTCCATTCTGCCTCCAAATCGAGCAAATCGAAGGCATCGTTCTACCCAAACGACTC tcgaatcgatcgatttcgctcAAATTAAACTTATGCATGTACGACGCGAAGAACAAGCGCTTCTTTGGCCGATCGTGGTCCACGCAGCCGGTCGCACGTCCAAACACGGCCAATCGGAAAGATCCAGTCGAAATCAACCAA AGCGTTTATTTTCActcgtcgtcaacggaaacgacgacaatgattCTTATAGAATTAG TTGCCATTGACGACGAGACAGATAATCAAGCAGAATTTTCTTGCTGTTGGACTTATCTGGCTCCTTTTGGTAATATCAAACTCTTGcccgattcgtcgtcggccaAATCGAATTTGAGATTGGCTAG agTTGATATGTATCAAGGATCGCCTAGAATTTTACTTTGCATTCAAGATGTAATATCAG TcatgtcttcttcttcgcttcgcTCTTTGGCTGGTTGTCACGTGCACTATGCTCTCTTTGTGCATTCTGCTATGGAGCCTGTATTGTATCTGTTTCCCGGAGATACGTTTGTTGGCGCGTGGGATCAGGTACCTGGGCTCCATGGCCAATCAGAAACGTCATCCGCAATAG ATTTTCTTTGGAGGCCTCAACTTAGCAAACAATGTGGCGCTTCCATAGAAAAG TTGTCCCTGAACATTTTCCCAAATATTGAGCAATTTGAATTGGAATTGCTTGACGCTATCAATCTCGACAGACAAGCAAAA GACAACGTTACTAACGATATCATGCTAAAAATAACGGAAAGAAGACTCCTA GTAGGGATTCATAACGGTTGGAAATTCATACGGCGTCCTCACATGGCCTATTTGGATTTGGAGTCGAGACAGGCCTCCGTACGgggatcgtctcgtcgtagCAGTGCGCAAGCTCTTACGCAATTAAATCTTTCCACTGTTATTCAAATTAATGAGCTGGTTCATCATCCTCTCTACGCCATCGTTTTTATGCTTGAATTCGTTATCACGTGGCCTCTGAGTCAGAGAGATAAA ATGAATACTAGCGTAACAAAAGCTCAGTCTGAGACCGTTTTGGTGTCGTGGGGCGCGTGGACGCCAACGTCCGGGGCGTCAACTCAACAGCAGGTTGAGATAAGTATGTGCGGTGGAGCGGGGCCCAATCCACGTCAGAGTTTAGTTTATGGGGGATCAGCGGATGATGATCAG cgtgTTGGATGCGGAACAATAACGTTTAGATTTACAACGCAA GATTTCACGAGAGGAGACTCTCAAAAA CTTCCGAGCCGTCGCATTAGcgctttttctgctgcaACCGTTTCCGAAGCAGCTGCAGTTGAAGCAGTTGCCCAAGAACTTGCAACAGAGAACCAGGAAGAAGCTAG AAGTGACGTTGTGTCCGTGTCTGAAGCCCCGGAA GACCCTACGCATCCGGGATCCATGTTCACTACTCCTGGCCCAATTCAGCGTCCTAAGACCTCCACTCCAGCGGACGAG CTTCGCGGTTCCCTATCCCAACTTCCCTTTACTCCCGTCACCCACGTGGCTCCCGCTTACACGCACCACGCCCCTCTGCCAACAACGTTGCCACATCCACGCCCTCCTCTACACAA CACCCTTCCCGCCGTACCGCGAACCATTCAAGCTCGACTCCACGATGCTGAATTTGTATCAATCTGCGATGGACGTGGTCATCTTCCGGTGGACGTTGATCCCGCGGAAACGGTGTCTGTAAACCCGGATAATGAGCTCCAAGACGAACTCCAATCAAATCAAATTACAATACAATTTATGGCCATATCGCAACGTCCGAGGGTTTATACTCATTCTAATCAAAACCAATATGAATTAAG GCCAATGTTTGAATCGGTTTTCTTTACGTTTCAATTTTATCGCTTTTCGGAAGCGACTAGCGAAAG ACTGAGTCTTGTCAGCGAAAAAACGGACTCCATTtgcattttgaaaaaatctcaGCAACAAAAGCCCGGTTTAGAA ATACGCTATACCGTGGATCCAGCTGAATTTGAGCAGAACGAAAGTCGTTCTCTAGCTGCTCATCTTCAGACGCGATCCCTTCAACTAGACATATGGGATGGAGATTCTCTCCTTCATCTCGGAGTAGCCACTCTACCCCTATCG CATTTGATACGCCAAGGTCGCGCAGCTGTACAGGTCACTCACAACGTGCCCATAGTTTATACTGACTATTCGGATGAATCGAGCTGCCTTGTGGGAAATCTT ATTCGTAGTGGCAGTGTTCGgcctcccggcggagtaGCTACTGAAATCCGAGGGTTATTGCACGTTCGATTGGTGAACGTTGGAGCGAAGAGCACTATTACTCCTCAGG aCGCTCAAGCGGCCGCTAGAGGGTCTCCAGGCAATCTGGTTCCTACTAATCCTAAAGAGGGAAAGGGTGAGG AAAGGCGACGTGTGCGTGCTCAGCCTTTAGTTGAGATAGATAGGGATCTCGCGTCGGTTCTCCAGTCCCGGAAATCGGGGCGACCGGCGTTGTCTTCTGTCTCCGAGCGAAAACAGTCAATGAACCTCACTTCTAGCGATGACGAGGCTAGAAAAAG GAAGCTTAAGAGAATGGCTCTAGTTCGTAAAAACGAAAGTCTAACTCGCATAGAAAATTCTGAC TGGTTGTCCAATAAACAACGAGCTCAGGAACTTCGCACGATAATCGCATTTCGCGAgagacgaaaagacgaaaagataGCGCAGGCACTTTGTGAATCAATAACGCGCTCGCACACGGTCCGAGCGCGTTATGGAGTCGCCGCCTTTTTTGAATATGCGCTCCGAAACCCGTACGACTCTTCAGTCACGTTGAAAATCGATTGGGAGTGCGCTGATCTAAC TGTTATTACTGATGTCAAAGAGTGGCGATACTTTAAAActttttatgacgtcacaacgc CTTTGGAGGAGGAAATGTTCAGCGAAAATAAAGGAAATTTAGAGATTTTTCTAAAAGCCCGGGAGACCGTCTATATTCCTTTTAAATATCAATGTCTGCAGCctgaaaaggaaaacgaaatgaATAGAAATATTAAG ATTTCGTTTCTTAAATCACGTGACGGACGTCCCGTGGGAATTTTATTGGTCAAAATTGAGCCAATTCCTTTCTCCGTTGACCAGACATTTCGGTTCCAACATCCCGAGCAGGCTTttctcaaaaaatcaatcgtCTTACCACCGTGGCATATATTAGAAG GCCACGCTTGGGTAAATGACTCTGATAAAAAACGGCTTCAATTGTGTTGCAGTGATAGTAACGTCGTTTGCGAACTTCGCGAAGGG TCGAGTGCTGAACCGAGTCAAATTTTTCTCAAAGTTGCATGCCAGGCGGCGCCATCTGTAGCCAATTTCTTCCTCTTGCTGTACCT GGACCCCTTTCGAGCCAAACCGATTCAAACGTGGAAATTCCACATTCACTCCGTGCAAAG AATTGATTTCAGTGCCACTCAAGGACAGACGTCTCATCTATCCGTTATACTTAGAGGAAGCTCGATACCCCGCGTTGTTCAATGCTATCCCTCTTGTCCCCAACAGTTAGTG GTTTATCCCAGCGGTCCCTTTCAACTTTCTGCTAACGCTGCTCACGAAATTCAGCTTTCGCTGAAATCTATGGAAACGGGGAcaaaatttattttcgttAACGTAGTCG ATGTTGAGGGACATTGTTTGGTAAAAAATTGGCTGGTTTGCGCTAATAGTCGGCCTCCTGTAGTAACGAAGGCTTTTGAGCAAGTCATACGCTTATCTGAGATGGTTGTTAATAAG AAAATTACGTACCAGAATCCTTACTCGGTTTCCAAGCGTTTTCATCTGTTTAGCACGTGTCCTGATATTATTCAATTCAAGGAGGACGTATTTGAG GTATCTGGGGCTCAGTCTCATTCGATTGGCTTGAGATTCATGCCCCAATCAAAGGCTAAAACAAACGAAATACTCATATTTATTAACAACGATGAAGACAAGACCGAAGAATGTTTCTGCATCAAAACCATATACACTA TGAGCAGGCTCGTGCTTTGTAACTCGTCGGAAAGTGTGAAGGATCTGAGCTCGGATAGCGAAATTTTTGCGGTTTCGTATGACTAG
- the LOC136194498 gene encoding uncharacterized protein isoform X1, whose translation MEGGPNQGKAFEKLCERVESSTQSVHTALQEFLLCKDELLKHSLPSSLLVRLSLVAGKLMRSFSMLESPLGELLHLVRLYSVPWDEKSEILKKLHDAAQIKQGQLNVALRKIELFAVQEQRMMREKHIMNWEKLFAKLTNKNSHGRRWKFLIESFKTRLNSGLPIDDSPRFMEGKVDVFSSYPMESAQQPRESDIHSMSVQRDETVTPMSNASFETDETKGTKKVHFASDTATSSVSSEDLTFPSATPPSAFSVTTVATAAATPTFPPPLPVETTDVSTWTHEKQYNRYLHVRVFEPTGLEEKEVYCTLALGPQLVTSRIFGIPEKEKEEGVSSRLLGSGSGTGSRSRLIATSQTRLGLQSSSRSKLKSISATKISHKTCDEFRFFVPYEEKVIIVKNSEEEEEKLASSSNLKKSHLTAILSTANMAENANKKMSTLNLSVHTNKGDKAMIGMASFPLEKLSIKDLTREDQENGIEIADSLEPVSYALVPLKGGLVGCAAHLVCYWTRQERVLVKTQSTATLPMEKIVQSLGYVRAMTPPEQSDVQVQAFEGEEEEEEEEQKMTPEGFVRQEELTELVMRHAEEMEILQGEYAKRVESLTSALNNLQIQARNLKQRNVSPVVSSATSLVKPEAKEATEKYMQMTRWKKDPSYPEDFFSRLEYFAKESLKRQQMLTRKIRDEVAGSFEKAMACLRRLDTGAQRQVQTAGNEEVCLPAVFMPTRPKTVFTPKAHSYFHPIGAGLRLTQPPSVFKLPSIPGHVSTLNLFELSKGFVSLVSGKEDVGQSKTPPPSHVNVLEN comes from the exons ATGGAG GGGGGTCCCAATCAGGGAAAGGCTTTCGAAAAACTTTGCGAACGAGTCGAAAGCAGCACGCAGAGCGTGCACACCGCTCTACAAGAG TTTCTTCTCTGCAAAGACGAGCTCTTGAAGCATTCTCTGCCTTCGTCTTTGCTCGTCAGATTGAGTCTCGTCGCGGGAAAATTAATGCGAAG TTTTTCTATGTTGGAGTCTCCTCTTGGCGAACTTCTTCATCTCGTTCGGCTGTATTCCGTTCCGTGGGACGAGAAATCGGaaattttgaagaaattgcacGACGCTGCGCAAAT AAAACAAGGGCAATTGAACGTTGCTttgagaaaaattgaattatttgcTGTTCAG gagCAGAGAATGATGCGCGAAAAGCACATTATGAACTGGGAAAAATTATTCGCAAAACTAACT AACAAAAATAGTCACGGAAGAAGGTGGAAATTTCTAATCGAATCATTCAAAACAAGATTAAATAGCGG ACTTCCCATAGATGATTCGCCGCGATTTATGGAAGGAAAAGTAGACGTTTTT AGTTCATATCCCATGGAAAGTGCTCAGCAACCGAGAGAATCAGACATTCACAGTATGTCAGTTCAACGAGATGAAACCGTGACTCCAATGTCAAATGCCt CTTTTGAGACGGATGAGACCAAAGGAACAAAA aaaGTTCACTTTGCTAGTGACACGGCTACGTCCTCAGTATCTTCTGAAGATTTGACTTTTCCTTCGGCTACACCTCCATCAGCCTTCTCCGTAACTACTGTAGCTACAGCTGCAGCCACGCCTACCTTTCCTCCACCGCTTCCCGTGGAAACAACGGACGTTTCGACGTGGACGCATGAGAAACAATACAATCG GTATTTACACGTAAGGGTTTTTGAGCCAACTGGACTGGAGG AGAAAGAAGTGTACTGCACTTTGGCTCTAGGACCTCAATTGGTCACAAGCCGAATTTTTGGAATTccagaaaaggaaaaggaagagggaGTGTCGTCTCGATTGCTTGGCAGCGGGAGTGGAACCGGAAGTAGGTCGCGGTTAATAGCAACGAGTCAGACTCGTCTTGGATTGCAGAGCTCAAGTCGATCGAAATTGAAATCGATTAGCGCAACGAAAATATCGCACAAAAC GTGCGACGAATTCCGGTTTTTTGTTCCGTACGAGGAAAAGGTCATTATTGTGAAAAATtccgaagaagaggaagagaaattggcgtcgtcttcaaatctaaaaaagagtCATCTCACAGCGATTTTATCCACGGCAAATATGGCGGAAAATGCGAATAAAAAAATGTCTACATTGAACTTATCAGTTCACACAAACAAGGGAGATAAAGCGATGATTGGAATGGCGTCGTTTCCCCTGGAAAAACTCTCAATTAAAGATCTCACTAGAGAGGATCAAGAGAATGGAATTGAAATTGCTGATTCGCTGGAGCCGGTGTCATATGCACTGGTGCCTCTAAAGGGGGGATTGGTTGGCTGCGCGGCGCATCTCGTCTGCTATTGG aCGCGTCAAGAAAG GGTTTTGGTGAAGACTCAGTCGACTGCAACTCTTCCTATGGAAAA GATCGTTCAGTCTTTGGGATACGTCCGGGCTATGACTCCGCCGGAGCAGAGCGATGTTCAAGTCCAGGcatttgaaggagaagaggaggaggaggaggaggagcagaAAATGACTCCAGag GGTTTTGTTAGGCAGGAAGAGCTGACCGAGTTGGTGATGAGACACGCGGAGGAAATGGAAATTCTTCAAGGGGAATACGC AAAACGCGTTGAGTCGCTTACATCGGCGCTAAATAATTTGCAAATTCAGGCTCGAAATTTGAAACAGCGTAACGTTTCTCCCGTTGTTTCGTCAGCGACGTCACTTGTGAAGCCGGAAGCTAAGGAAGCG ACGGAGAAGTACATGCAAATGACTCGATGGAAAAAAGATCCGTCTTACCCGGAAGAT TTCTTTTCGCGATTGGAATACTTCGCCAAGGAGAGTCTAAAACGTCAGCAGATGCTGACGCGAAAAATTCGAGACGAAGTGGCGGGGTCGTTCGAAAAGGCAATGGCGTgtcttcgccgtctcgaTACGGGAGCCCAACGTCAAGTGCAGACAGCAGGAAACGAAGAAG TATGTCTTCCCGCCGTTTTTATGCCGACGCGTCCCAAAACGGTTTTCACGCCAAAAGCACACTCCTATTTTCATCCAATAG GTGCAGGCCTACGTCTCACTCAGCCACCGTCCGTTTTTAAGCTTCCGTCCATACCGGGG cATGTGTCTACGCTGAATTTGTTTGAGCTGAGCAAGGGATTCGTTTCTTTGGTCTCTGGTAAAGAAGATGTCGGGCAAAGCAAGACGCCACCTCCAAGTCACGTAAATGTATTAGAAAATTAG
- the LOC136194966 gene encoding uncharacterized protein gives MDENQNVFMAKVTEQAERYDDMKAYVMAVIESEGVKRPLTSEERHLFSVAYKNIVGVRRAALRVISGMEDRLNDDEEESEAKTRKSSILKEYRDIVEKEVVTICGDVDRIVREQLLPKVGAEDEKDVNQVKVFYHKMIGDYHRYLAEMYSNDNPDRPTAIDASRAAYKEAMNAGKDLGPLNSVYLGLVLNFSVFYYELEEDVKEACRLAREAFDAAYAVMDEDPNENKESALIMQLLRDNLTLWSAEDRD, from the coding sequence ATGGACGAGAACCAGAACGTCTTCATGGCGAAAGTCACCGAGCAGGCGGAACGCTACGACGACATGAAAGCCTACGTAATGGCGGTGATCGAAAGTGAGGGCGTCAAACGTCCGCTTACGTCCGAAGAACGTCATCTCTTCTCCGTCGCCTATAAAAACATTGTcggcgttcgtcgcgcgGCGCTGCGCGTGATATCGGGCATGGAAGACAggctgaacgacgacgaagaggaaagcgAAGCGAAAACCCGGAAGTCGTCGATTCTAAAAGAATATCGCGATATCGTCGAGAAGGAAGTCGTGACGATttgcggcgacgtcgatcgcatAGTGAGAGAACAATTACTACCGAAAGTCGgcgccgaagacgaaaaggacGTGAATCAAGTCAAGGTCTTTTATCATAAAATGATTGGTGATTATCATCGCTATTTGGCTGAAATGTATTCAAACGACAACCCGGATCGTCCTACGGCGATCGACGCCTCGCGAGCTGCTTACAAAGAGGCGATGAACGCGGGCAAGGATCTTGGACCGTTGAATTCTGTATACCTTGGCTtagttttgaatttttccgTTTTTTATTATGAGCTGGAGGAGGATGTGAAGGAGGCGTGCCGGTTGGCAAGGGAAGCGTTCGACGCGGCGTATGCTGTGATGGACGAGGATCCGAATGAGAATAAGGAGAGCGCTCTAATTATGCAGCTGCTCAGAGATAATTTGACCTTGTGGTCGGCTGAGGATCGcgattga
- the LOC136194498 gene encoding uncharacterized protein isoform X2, translating into MEGGPNQGKAFEKLCERVESSTQSVHTALQEFLLCKDELLKHSLPSSLLVRLSLVAGKLMRSFSMLESPLGELLHLVRLYSVPWDEKSEILKKLHDAAQIKQGQLNVALRKIELFAVQEQRMMREKHIMNWEKLFAKLTNKNSHGRRWKFLIESFKTRLNSGLPIDDSPRFMEGKSSYPMESAQQPRESDIHSMSVQRDETVTPMSNASFETDETKGTKKVHFASDTATSSVSSEDLTFPSATPPSAFSVTTVATAAATPTFPPPLPVETTDVSTWTHEKQYNRYLHVRVFEPTGLEEKEVYCTLALGPQLVTSRIFGIPEKEKEEGVSSRLLGSGSGTGSRSRLIATSQTRLGLQSSSRSKLKSISATKISHKTCDEFRFFVPYEEKVIIVKNSEEEEEKLASSSNLKKSHLTAILSTANMAENANKKMSTLNLSVHTNKGDKAMIGMASFPLEKLSIKDLTREDQENGIEIADSLEPVSYALVPLKGGLVGCAAHLVCYWTRQERVLVKTQSTATLPMEKIVQSLGYVRAMTPPEQSDVQVQAFEGEEEEEEEEQKMTPEGFVRQEELTELVMRHAEEMEILQGEYAKRVESLTSALNNLQIQARNLKQRNVSPVVSSATSLVKPEAKEATEKYMQMTRWKKDPSYPEDFFSRLEYFAKESLKRQQMLTRKIRDEVAGSFEKAMACLRRLDTGAQRQVQTAGNEEVCLPAVFMPTRPKTVFTPKAHSYFHPIGAGLRLTQPPSVFKLPSIPGHVSTLNLFELSKGFVSLVSGKEDVGQSKTPPPSHVNVLEN; encoded by the exons ATGGAG GGGGGTCCCAATCAGGGAAAGGCTTTCGAAAAACTTTGCGAACGAGTCGAAAGCAGCACGCAGAGCGTGCACACCGCTCTACAAGAG TTTCTTCTCTGCAAAGACGAGCTCTTGAAGCATTCTCTGCCTTCGTCTTTGCTCGTCAGATTGAGTCTCGTCGCGGGAAAATTAATGCGAAG TTTTTCTATGTTGGAGTCTCCTCTTGGCGAACTTCTTCATCTCGTTCGGCTGTATTCCGTTCCGTGGGACGAGAAATCGGaaattttgaagaaattgcacGACGCTGCGCAAAT AAAACAAGGGCAATTGAACGTTGCTttgagaaaaattgaattatttgcTGTTCAG gagCAGAGAATGATGCGCGAAAAGCACATTATGAACTGGGAAAAATTATTCGCAAAACTAACT AACAAAAATAGTCACGGAAGAAGGTGGAAATTTCTAATCGAATCATTCAAAACAAGATTAAATAGCGG ACTTCCCATAGATGATTCGCCGCGATTTATGGAAGGAAAA AGTTCATATCCCATGGAAAGTGCTCAGCAACCGAGAGAATCAGACATTCACAGTATGTCAGTTCAACGAGATGAAACCGTGACTCCAATGTCAAATGCCt CTTTTGAGACGGATGAGACCAAAGGAACAAAA aaaGTTCACTTTGCTAGTGACACGGCTACGTCCTCAGTATCTTCTGAAGATTTGACTTTTCCTTCGGCTACACCTCCATCAGCCTTCTCCGTAACTACTGTAGCTACAGCTGCAGCCACGCCTACCTTTCCTCCACCGCTTCCCGTGGAAACAACGGACGTTTCGACGTGGACGCATGAGAAACAATACAATCG GTATTTACACGTAAGGGTTTTTGAGCCAACTGGACTGGAGG AGAAAGAAGTGTACTGCACTTTGGCTCTAGGACCTCAATTGGTCACAAGCCGAATTTTTGGAATTccagaaaaggaaaaggaagagggaGTGTCGTCTCGATTGCTTGGCAGCGGGAGTGGAACCGGAAGTAGGTCGCGGTTAATAGCAACGAGTCAGACTCGTCTTGGATTGCAGAGCTCAAGTCGATCGAAATTGAAATCGATTAGCGCAACGAAAATATCGCACAAAAC GTGCGACGAATTCCGGTTTTTTGTTCCGTACGAGGAAAAGGTCATTATTGTGAAAAATtccgaagaagaggaagagaaattggcgtcgtcttcaaatctaaaaaagagtCATCTCACAGCGATTTTATCCACGGCAAATATGGCGGAAAATGCGAATAAAAAAATGTCTACATTGAACTTATCAGTTCACACAAACAAGGGAGATAAAGCGATGATTGGAATGGCGTCGTTTCCCCTGGAAAAACTCTCAATTAAAGATCTCACTAGAGAGGATCAAGAGAATGGAATTGAAATTGCTGATTCGCTGGAGCCGGTGTCATATGCACTGGTGCCTCTAAAGGGGGGATTGGTTGGCTGCGCGGCGCATCTCGTCTGCTATTGG aCGCGTCAAGAAAG GGTTTTGGTGAAGACTCAGTCGACTGCAACTCTTCCTATGGAAAA GATCGTTCAGTCTTTGGGATACGTCCGGGCTATGACTCCGCCGGAGCAGAGCGATGTTCAAGTCCAGGcatttgaaggagaagaggaggaggaggaggaggagcagaAAATGACTCCAGag GGTTTTGTTAGGCAGGAAGAGCTGACCGAGTTGGTGATGAGACACGCGGAGGAAATGGAAATTCTTCAAGGGGAATACGC AAAACGCGTTGAGTCGCTTACATCGGCGCTAAATAATTTGCAAATTCAGGCTCGAAATTTGAAACAGCGTAACGTTTCTCCCGTTGTTTCGTCAGCGACGTCACTTGTGAAGCCGGAAGCTAAGGAAGCG ACGGAGAAGTACATGCAAATGACTCGATGGAAAAAAGATCCGTCTTACCCGGAAGAT TTCTTTTCGCGATTGGAATACTTCGCCAAGGAGAGTCTAAAACGTCAGCAGATGCTGACGCGAAAAATTCGAGACGAAGTGGCGGGGTCGTTCGAAAAGGCAATGGCGTgtcttcgccgtctcgaTACGGGAGCCCAACGTCAAGTGCAGACAGCAGGAAACGAAGAAG TATGTCTTCCCGCCGTTTTTATGCCGACGCGTCCCAAAACGGTTTTCACGCCAAAAGCACACTCCTATTTTCATCCAATAG GTGCAGGCCTACGTCTCACTCAGCCACCGTCCGTTTTTAAGCTTCCGTCCATACCGGGG cATGTGTCTACGCTGAATTTGTTTGAGCTGAGCAAGGGATTCGTTTCTTTGGTCTCTGGTAAAGAAGATGTCGGGCAAAGCAAGACGCCACCTCCAAGTCACGTAAATGTATTAGAAAATTAG
- the LOC136194831 gene encoding uncharacterized protein encodes MTRVLLLLQNRFSIVGANYAKQQDQFYYNPCSPINGPKGVLNMGCSVKANTAVCQEDSKILYDCGNQNSMTPWIDKNENVFFNYTFISYEIKKTTAIQLKCDELVSVENSKLTFVSENPPNNYYFILTSKCCCPGACEPNSGTASTGFSLGPILLIVFSCLLIIIFIVGALYIKFRASGSSIAPSKPLWPQEAKNFLYKKKLMQKDDDC; translated from the exons ATGACCCGAGTTCTACTATTGCTACAAAACAGGTTTTCAATCGTCGGTGCAAACTACGCTAAACAACAAGACCAGTTCTACTACAATCCCTGTTCTCCTATCAATGGTCCGAAGGGAGTACTAAACATGGGTTGCTCAGTTAAAGCTAATACAGCT GTCTGTCAGGAAGATTCCAAGATTCTGTATGACTGTGGAAATCAGAATAGCATGACTCCTTGGATcgacaaaaatgaaaatgtcTTTTTTAACTACACATTTATAAGTTATGAAATAAAGAA AACAACTGCTATTCAACTCAAATGTGACGAGTTGGTTTCCGTGGAGAATTCAAAATTGACTTTCGTGAGTGAAAATCCGCCAAATAATTAC TACTTTATCTTAACAAGCAAGTGCTGCTGTCCTGGAGCCTGTGAACCAAATAGCGGCACAGCATCGACGGGATTCAGCCTGGGTCCCATTCTACTCATAGT GTTTTCTTGTCTTCTGATAATCATTTTCATTGTTGGTGCTCTCTACATAAAATTTCGCGCTAGTGGGTCTTCGATTGCTCCCAGTAAACCGTTATGGCCTCAGGAAG caaagaattttctttacAAAAAGAAACTCATGCAAAAGGATGATGACTGCTGA